A part of Paenibacillus sp. sptzw28 genomic DNA contains:
- a CDS encoding helix-turn-helix transcriptional regulator, with protein sequence MEESLNLFTSTVIRSKYWSTIDDMKLAARFDKQLSKSKLHEPVRAESFEQSTFSLEEQFSISLVKKEISLIQIVKPHLFIYTNVRGVALLMNGFMEIVQVLEQHHIGIGTSFTLEHLGQNAVSLAMHTGKLSIVSGSEHTNEVFKTCSCICAPIHVDEREIGYLVLLFSRDEEVTFCIPLIEQIVRNIEKALSRRTPDQIRESIFKQFEQYQLTYREMQVAYEWFCNKCVPEIAMMMGISELTVRTHIKKIYKKTKVCHKGEFTIKLITS encoded by the coding sequence ATGGAAGAATCGCTAAATTTGTTTACAAGTACTGTGATACGAAGCAAATATTGGTCTACAATAGACGATATGAAGCTTGCAGCCCGGTTTGATAAACAACTTAGTAAGTCAAAATTGCATGAACCAGTACGTGCGGAATCGTTTGAACAATCGACATTCTCATTGGAAGAGCAGTTCTCTATATCTCTCGTGAAAAAAGAGATTTCGCTCATTCAGATTGTGAAACCCCATCTGTTTATATATACGAATGTCCGAGGGGTCGCCTTACTGATGAACGGATTTATGGAAATTGTGCAAGTTTTGGAACAACACCACATCGGAATAGGGACATCCTTTACGCTTGAGCATTTGGGCCAAAACGCTGTATCACTCGCCATGCACACCGGAAAATTATCGATTGTTTCCGGATCGGAGCATACCAATGAGGTTTTCAAGACGTGTTCCTGTATTTGTGCACCAATTCATGTGGACGAACGGGAAATAGGTTACCTCGTTTTATTGTTCAGCCGCGACGAAGAAGTTACATTCTGCATCCCGTTAATCGAGCAAATTGTGCGCAATATTGAAAAAGCCTTATCACGAAGAACCCCGGATCAAATCCGAGAGAGCATTTTTAAGCAATTTGAACAATATCAGCTTACCTATCGAGAGATGCAAGTCGCTTATGAATGGTTCTGCAACAAATGTGTGCCCGAGATTGCCATGATGATGGGGATATCGGAACTGACAGTCCGGACGCATATTAAAAAAATCTATAAAAAAACAAAGGTGTGCCACAAAGGTGAGTTTACCATAAAGCTTATAACCTCTTAA
- the trpC gene encoding indole-3-glycerol phosphate synthase TrpC → MFMLNEIVANKRLEIENKKRNCPLEELMAKLSGARQVRDFHHALTMPGISLIAEIKRKSPSKGELRPGFDAIELARIYSEHGARAISVLADEKFFGGGAHVVEKVANDPFVRLPVMYKEFVIDPYQIYEARSVGADAVLLIVRCIEQPSLLSEMIEIIHSLGMQALVECFAANEAVRAVESGARIIGINNRDLQTFDVDLKRSEEIRSVLPDSAVTVSESGLSSRSDALLAQENGFDAMLVGEALLKSDSIVSRVREFAGLGELEMDVLEHKNV, encoded by the coding sequence ATGTTCATGTTAAATGAAATAGTCGCCAACAAAAGACTGGAAATCGAGAATAAGAAGAGAAACTGTCCCCTTGAAGAATTAATGGCGAAACTATCAGGAGCCAGGCAGGTAAGAGATTTTCATCATGCTCTAACGATGCCGGGTATATCCTTGATTGCCGAAATAAAACGTAAATCACCTTCAAAGGGGGAACTGCGCCCGGGCTTTGATGCGATTGAACTGGCCCGAATTTATTCGGAGCATGGCGCCAGGGCGATATCGGTATTAGCCGACGAGAAATTTTTTGGCGGTGGCGCGCATGTGGTGGAGAAAGTGGCAAACGACCCGTTTGTCCGATTACCGGTCATGTACAAGGAATTCGTTATCGATCCCTATCAAATTTACGAAGCCAGGTCTGTAGGAGCGGACGCAGTATTGCTCATTGTTCGCTGTATCGAACAACCAAGTTTGCTCTCAGAAATGATTGAAATCATTCACAGCCTAGGCATGCAGGCATTGGTTGAATGCTTTGCAGCCAATGAAGCGGTTCGTGCCGTTGAATCCGGTGCCCGGATCATCGGGATTAATAACCGCGATCTGCAAACGTTTGATGTTGATTTGAAGCGCTCTGAAGAAATTCGTTCCGTCCTTCCGGATTCGGCGGTCACTGTAAGTGAAAGCGGTCTTTCATCACGATCTGATGCGCTTCTGGCCCAGGAGAATGGGTTTGACGCCATGCTGGTAGGAGAGGCGCTTCTAAAGTCGGATTCGATTGTCAGCCGAGTCAGGGAGTTCGCCGGGCTGGGCGAGTTGGAAATGGACGTGTTGGAGCACAAAAACGTTTAG
- the trpB gene encoding tryptophan synthase subunit beta, translating into MDGFFGQYGGAFVAETLIRNLEELNKEYIRVKADPMFRAEISKLLKVFVGRPTPVTPLHRMTEQLGGAKVYLKREDLTHTGAHKINNALAQAVLAKKMGKRRIVAETGAGQHGVAVATACSLLGMKCVVYMGAVDAQRQAPNVQRMKLLGADLRLVHSGQKTLKDAINEAIRDWITNVGDTHYLLGSAVGPHPFPNMVRDFQSVIGEEARSQIMEAEGRLPDCIIACVGGGSNAIGMFSAFLNDEDVKLIGVQAAGDGLDTDKHAAPLVKGTVGIVQGSLTYMLQDEDGQILETHSIAPGLDYPGVGPQHSYLKDSGRVQYTAISNRDALQAFEYLCRTEGILPALESSHAVAHALKVAPTLPKDAVVLVNLSGRGDKDLDQAIAALDKMKQSEVSV; encoded by the coding sequence ATGGATGGTTTTTTCGGTCAATACGGCGGTGCCTTCGTAGCCGAAACGTTAATTCGTAATTTGGAAGAGCTGAACAAGGAATATATACGAGTCAAAGCCGATCCGATGTTTCGTGCGGAAATTTCTAAGCTGCTGAAAGTATTTGTAGGCAGACCGACACCGGTTACGCCGCTTCATCGTATGACGGAGCAGCTGGGCGGCGCGAAGGTGTATCTGAAACGCGAGGACTTAACCCACACGGGTGCTCACAAAATCAACAACGCTCTCGCACAAGCAGTCCTGGCGAAAAAGATGGGCAAACGCCGGATTGTTGCGGAAACCGGAGCAGGGCAGCACGGCGTGGCCGTGGCGACGGCTTGCAGCCTGCTCGGAATGAAATGCGTGGTTTACATGGGGGCGGTGGATGCGCAGCGGCAAGCTCCAAACGTACAGCGTATGAAGCTCCTTGGAGCCGATTTGCGGCTCGTTCACAGCGGTCAAAAAACGCTTAAAGACGCCATCAACGAAGCGATCCGTGACTGGATTACCAATGTCGGCGACACGCATTACCTGCTCGGTTCGGCGGTCGGTCCGCATCCGTTTCCGAATATGGTCCGCGACTTCCAGTCGGTTATCGGCGAAGAAGCGAGAAGCCAGATCATGGAAGCGGAAGGCCGTCTGCCGGACTGTATCATTGCCTGCGTTGGCGGCGGAAGCAACGCGATCGGCATGTTCAGTGCGTTCTTGAATGATGAGGATGTCAAATTGATTGGTGTTCAGGCAGCCGGAGACGGACTGGATACGGACAAGCATGCCGCCCCGCTTGTGAAAGGAACCGTTGGAATCGTACAAGGCAGCCTTACCTATATGCTGCAGGACGAAGACGGACAAATACTGGAAACTCACAGTATTGCACCAGGACTGGATTACCCGGGCGTCGGACCGCAGCATAGTTATTTGAAAGACAGCGGACGTGTACAATACACCGCGATTAGCAACCGGGATGCGCTGCAGGCTTTTGAGTATTTATGCCGAACAGAAGGCATTCTGCCTGCTCTTGAATCTTCGCATGCCGTCGCCCATGCATTAAAGGTTGCCCCGACGCTGCCAAAAGACGCGGTGGTATTGGTGAATCTGTCCGGTCGGGGGGACAAAGATTTGGACCAAGCGATCGCTGCTCTGGACAAGATGAAACAATCGGAGGTGTCGGTATGA
- the trpA gene encoding tryptophan synthase subunit alpha, translating into MSFSRIEQMFARLQEKGEGALIPYIPVGYPTAERSEALIRVIAESGADLIELGVPYSDPLADGPTIQEASQIAVAGGAKLSTCLTTVKSLRDSGLNLPIVLMGYCNSFLAYGLERLACDANAAGVDGLIIPDLPSTMAKSWVDIFEPHGLDVIFFLAPTTSEERAAAVVQQGKGFLYCISVTGVTGERDTLPDELPAFLKQVRTVTNLPLAVGFGISNEKHVREVIQYADGAIVGSALINVIRQSSPDKLESEVRRFIRELKQATCLSETRV; encoded by the coding sequence ATGAGCTTTAGCCGGATTGAACAAATGTTTGCCCGATTACAGGAGAAGGGGGAAGGCGCTCTAATCCCTTACATTCCCGTCGGATATCCGACGGCAGAACGGTCGGAAGCACTGATCCGGGTAATAGCGGAATCCGGAGCAGACCTTATCGAGCTTGGAGTTCCCTACTCGGACCCGCTGGCCGACGGACCGACTATTCAGGAAGCTAGTCAAATTGCCGTCGCGGGCGGAGCGAAGCTGTCTACCTGTCTGACTACCGTCAAGTCGCTCCGAGATTCCGGTTTAAATCTTCCGATCGTGCTCATGGGCTACTGCAACTCATTCCTTGCGTACGGACTGGAGAGGCTGGCGTGCGACGCAAATGCGGCTGGTGTAGACGGGTTAATTATTCCGGACCTGCCTTCGACCATGGCAAAATCATGGGTGGATATATTTGAACCGCACGGATTGGATGTTATTTTCTTTCTTGCCCCAACGACCAGCGAAGAGCGGGCCGCCGCTGTCGTGCAGCAGGGCAAAGGCTTCCTTTACTGTATTTCGGTAACCGGGGTCACAGGTGAACGGGATACGCTGCCCGATGAACTTCCGGCATTTCTTAAGCAGGTTCGAACCGTTACAAATCTACCGCTTGCCGTCGGCTTCGGAATTTCGAATGAAAAGCATGTGAGAGAAGTGATTCAGTACGCCGACGGCGCCATCGTAGGAAGCGCGCTGATCAACGTCATACGGCAATCGTCACCGGACAAGCTGGAATCGGAGGTTCGCCGATTTATTCGCGAGCTTAAACAAGCCACTTGCTTGTCGGAAACCCGGGTCTAA
- a CDS encoding Gfo/Idh/MocA family oxidoreductase encodes MLQSLIIGFGRAGRGLHYPCLQKAQKSESYSDLFHPYIGVVDPRIAETNIEQPNLQVFSQLDQVAGFDPSSTVVHICTPPELHSETLHQAAALGYRMIVMEKPLTTSLRELQTIHELQNLYQFELLVVANWLSSVLTTALSGLLQTGDYGPLRFLEAEQNKPRLSRTLANPSHGNAFDVEIPHLVALALALGGTDSEIIDAEIADMCIGNRVIPRMGYASMTLMHAGGLTSQLSSNLSSPIRKRCIRLHFDRHFVTGYYPSGSDDSYSWLQIHSVDGRLLDERIIEDDPLTAVFTDFYSFFDGRAKKPVSDLDFNDRVVSTIYEAKEKCGLLLPKQETTGVHNILNMAKMR; translated from the coding sequence TTGCTGCAATCACTCATTATCGGATTTGGAAGAGCAGGCAGGGGACTGCACTACCCCTGCTTACAGAAAGCGCAGAAGTCGGAAAGCTATTCCGATTTGTTTCACCCTTACATCGGCGTTGTAGACCCCAGGATAGCGGAAACCAATATTGAACAACCGAATCTTCAGGTGTTCTCACAATTGGATCAAGTGGCCGGCTTCGATCCGTCCAGCACGGTAGTACACATCTGTACTCCGCCGGAGCTGCACAGTGAAACGCTGCACCAGGCAGCTGCGCTTGGCTACCGCATGATCGTGATGGAAAAACCGTTGACGACCTCCCTTCGCGAATTACAGACGATTCATGAGCTGCAAAACCTCTACCAGTTCGAGCTTTTGGTCGTAGCCAACTGGTTGTCCAGCGTTCTGACAACTGCGTTATCCGGGCTGCTCCAAACGGGTGATTACGGGCCGCTTCGCTTCCTGGAGGCAGAACAGAATAAGCCGCGTTTATCACGTACACTGGCTAATCCGAGCCATGGCAATGCCTTTGATGTAGAGATTCCGCACTTGGTTGCACTGGCATTAGCGCTTGGAGGAACGGATTCCGAGATCATTGATGCGGAAATTGCGGATATGTGCATCGGGAATCGGGTCATACCCCGCATGGGATATGCAAGTATGACGTTGATGCACGCTGGCGGACTTACATCCCAACTAAGTTCAAATTTATCGTCTCCGATCCGGAAACGATGTATCCGGCTGCATTTCGACCGTCATTTTGTGACCGGCTATTATCCATCGGGCAGTGACGACAGCTATTCCTGGCTGCAAATTCATTCGGTGGATGGCCGGCTGCTGGACGAGCGAATTATTGAAGACGATCCGCTAACAGCCGTATTTACGGACTTTTACAGTTTCTTTGATGGACGCGCCAAGAAGCCGGTCAGCGATCTGGACTTCAATGACCGTGTGGTCAGCACGATTTACGAGGCTAAAGAAAAATGCGGCTTGCTGTTACCTAAACAGGAGACGACTGGCGTCCACAATATATTGAACATGGCTAAGATGAGGTGA
- a CDS encoding DegT/DnrJ/EryC1/StrS aminotransferase family protein, with amino-acid sequence MDQIVDKGMFTNGPAVKELEAALEIFTGAKHCIAVGNATDALIIMLRAAGIGPGDEVIVPCYSFFATASCVDHVGARPVFSDIDPVTYSLNATDIEAKITKRTKAIMPVHLFTQLADMAAIREIADRHSLMVLEDSAEAISMFCEGKHAGLLGDAGVISFFPTKTLGAIGDGGLVLTNDGHIAAQARRLRIHGQDEHTPYIHHMAGYNSRMDDIQAAVLLVRFGFLQQEIARRAHLAACYDRGLSDLSQVRTPTIRERADAANSVYYVYLIEAERRDDLAAYLTRQGIGTEIYYPYPLHTQPCFAHLGYRPGDMPHAERAAERAIGLPMYPDLTEDQVDEVCRWIHQFYESGG; translated from the coding sequence TTGGACCAAATCGTAGATAAGGGCATGTTTACGAACGGACCGGCGGTCAAAGAGTTGGAAGCTGCTCTGGAGATATTCACAGGCGCCAAGCATTGCATCGCAGTGGGAAATGCGACGGATGCCCTAATAATCATGCTTCGAGCTGCCGGAATCGGACCGGGCGACGAAGTGATCGTGCCTTGCTATTCCTTCTTTGCCACGGCTTCATGCGTCGACCATGTCGGTGCGCGGCCTGTATTTAGCGACATTGATCCCGTGACTTACAGCCTGAACGCAACTGATATTGAAGCAAAGATTACGAAACGGACGAAGGCGATTATGCCCGTCCATCTGTTTACCCAGTTGGCGGATATGGCTGCCATTAGAGAGATTGCTGACCGGCACAGTCTTATGGTGTTGGAGGACAGCGCCGAGGCGATCAGCATGTTTTGCGAAGGCAAACACGCCGGATTACTCGGGGATGCCGGCGTCATTTCCTTTTTCCCGACCAAGACGCTGGGTGCCATCGGTGACGGGGGTCTTGTGCTGACGAATGATGGCCATATTGCCGCCCAAGCGCGTCGTCTTCGAATTCACGGTCAGGACGAACATACGCCATATATTCATCATATGGCCGGTTATAACAGCCGAATGGATGATATACAAGCGGCTGTACTGCTCGTCCGTTTCGGTTTCCTCCAGCAGGAGATCGCGCGCCGCGCTCACTTGGCAGCTTGTTACGACCGCGGCTTGTCGGATCTGTCCCAGGTGCGCACTCCTACAATCAGGGAGAGGGCGGACGCCGCCAATTCCGTCTACTATGTCTACCTAATCGAGGCGGAACGAAGGGACGACTTGGCTGCTTATCTGACGCGTCAGGGTATCGGAACAGAAATCTACTACCCATATCCTTTACATACTCAGCCTTGCTTTGCCCATCTTGGATATCGGCCGGGAGATATGCCGCATGCCGAACGGGCTGCAGAGCGGGCGATAGGCTTGCCGATGTACCCTGATTTGACGGAGGATCAGGTCGATGAAGTGTGTCGCTGGATCCATCAGTTTTATGAAAGCGGGGGCTGA
- a CDS encoding DegT/DnrJ/EryC1/StrS aminotransferase family protein, with protein MKVPFFNYEARFEEDRKMIKEIVYRVGMSNHFILKERVAEFEQSICSYIGAKHTVAVANGTTALSILLRAMGVGPGVDVLTPAFSFISTASAIALLGARPVFVDVDPDNAMMDPVDLESRVTPSSKVIIPTHLFSVMADMEAINQVAKRHQLLVLEDSAVALGAIQNGRPAGMLGHAGLYSFFPAKPLGGIGDGGIIVTDDDELGRMCRMLRNHGQDGITRFLHHHVGYNNRMDEIVAAYLQHKLKRYDELLLQRRRIAALYNDAFAGLAPMMKIVTDHHDERVYYTYVVQAENREALRQYLTDRGVETQIYYPLALPLQPAFAYLGHRQGDFRNAELITRKALALPLYAEIPDDHVEQVIEAVTSFYAKVNVHV; from the coding sequence ATGAAGGTACCCTTTTTTAATTATGAGGCCCGATTCGAGGAAGACCGGAAGATGATCAAGGAGATCGTTTATCGGGTAGGAATGTCAAACCATTTTATTTTGAAAGAACGGGTAGCCGAATTCGAGCAATCGATTTGTTCTTATATTGGAGCAAAGCATACGGTAGCCGTGGCCAACGGCACAACCGCGTTGTCGATTCTGCTGCGGGCGATGGGCGTCGGACCTGGAGTTGATGTCTTGACGCCGGCCTTTTCATTTATTTCGACAGCCAGCGCTATTGCGCTGCTTGGCGCAAGGCCTGTGTTCGTGGATGTAGACCCGGATAACGCGATGATGGACCCGGTGGACCTGGAAAGTCGGGTGACGCCTTCCAGTAAGGTTATTATCCCGACCCATCTGTTTTCCGTCATGGCTGATATGGAGGCAATTAATCAAGTTGCGAAGCGGCATCAGCTTCTTGTGCTTGAAGATAGCGCGGTTGCCCTTGGCGCCATCCAGAACGGCAGACCTGCCGGCATGCTGGGCCATGCAGGACTTTACTCCTTTTTTCCGGCCAAGCCTTTGGGCGGCATCGGGGACGGAGGAATTATCGTAACGGATGATGACGAACTGGGCCGAATGTGCAGAATGCTCCGCAATCACGGACAGGACGGTATTACCCGGTTCCTCCATCACCATGTGGGGTACAACAATCGGATGGACGAGATCGTGGCGGCCTACCTGCAGCACAAGCTGAAGCGCTACGATGAACTGCTGCTTCAGCGGCGTCGGATCGCTGCCCTGTACAACGATGCTTTCGCCGGATTGGCCCCGATGATGAAGATCGTGACCGATCATCATGACGAGCGGGTTTACTACACCTACGTCGTACAAGCGGAGAATCGGGAAGCATTGCGGCAATATCTCACCGATCGGGGGGTAGAGACGCAGATCTATTATCCGTTAGCGCTTCCGCTGCAGCCTGCATTTGCGTACTTAGGCCATCGACAGGGCGATTTCCGGAACGCGGAACTGATTACCCGGAAGGCGCTGGCGCTGCCGCTGTACGCGGAAATACCGGATGATCATGTGGAACAGGTAATCGAAGCGGTGACATCCTTTTACGCGAAGGTGAACGTTCATGTCTGA
- a CDS encoding sugar phosphate isomerase/epimerase, whose product MSDPLGVMLSGLSDEAGPLLETQLQAHLSLGWQEIELRSVEGQAIADWEPEFFHKIRRAVVRAGLLVTVVASRIGNWERPITGSFQLDLEELLRVAERMQLLGAKYVRIMSYPNDGLSDNEWRDRVLERFHRLTETAAEAGIVLLHENCSGWAGTRPERAIDLLKEIDSPNLRLLFDTGNGIAYRYDTYEYLQQVWPYVAHVHVKDGVLLNGEAVYTLPGKGESKVRECLRWLLDHDYKGILAIEPHLHLIPHLRKAGDRKNLTDSYIDYGRHLGTLLEEMTVDSRPEKDCREPAQRMSSL is encoded by the coding sequence ATGTCTGATCCGCTTGGTGTTATGCTGTCCGGCTTGAGCGATGAGGCCGGGCCATTGTTAGAGACGCAGCTGCAAGCCCATCTGTCACTGGGGTGGCAAGAAATCGAGTTGCGTTCTGTAGAAGGTCAAGCGATAGCCGATTGGGAGCCGGAATTTTTCCATAAGATTAGACGCGCCGTTGTGAGAGCAGGGTTGCTGGTGACCGTCGTTGCATCGCGAATCGGCAATTGGGAGCGGCCCATAACCGGCTCCTTTCAACTTGATCTTGAGGAATTGTTGCGGGTTGCCGAACGAATGCAGCTGCTCGGAGCCAAATATGTACGTATCATGTCATATCCAAACGATGGTTTGTCCGATAATGAGTGGCGCGACAGGGTGCTCGAACGATTTCACCGGTTGACCGAAACGGCTGCTGAAGCGGGTATTGTGCTGCTTCACGAAAATTGCTCCGGTTGGGCCGGAACACGGCCGGAACGCGCGATTGACCTGTTGAAGGAGATCGACAGCCCGAACTTACGCCTGTTGTTCGATACGGGGAACGGAATTGCTTACCGCTACGATACGTATGAATATTTGCAGCAGGTTTGGCCTTATGTGGCGCACGTCCACGTTAAGGATGGTGTGCTGCTGAACGGTGAAGCGGTATACACACTTCCCGGTAAAGGGGAATCAAAAGTCCGGGAATGTCTGCGTTGGCTGCTCGATCACGACTATAAGGGTATATTGGCGATTGAACCTCACCTTCACCTGATTCCGCATCTTAGAAAAGCCGGTGACAGGAAGAACCTGACTGACTCTTATATCGACTATGGGCGTCATCTGGGTACCCTGTTGGAAGAAATGACCGTAGATTCCCGCCCGGAAAAGGACTGTAGAGAACCGGCGCAAAGGATGAGCAGCCTATGA
- a CDS encoding M20/M25/M40 family metallo-hydrolase, giving the protein MMKRTLFTSDHIDLLLSLLQLNTVTPMETGRPADIADAQDNYARFATERLDCEVVFHAPPIPDNLEGAVVPLSVHERADRMGSDFWACQPNLVLRLGPERPSDDTVMFNFHMDTVDGTFPVSYDGETFVGRGAADMKGPGVALLAGIEGALRNDPSWLDEFSVLIQCVSGEEGGAMGVYGTKLLAEQGWLGRLNIFAEPSGSIYFDRSTTSMTARIEVNGQDATDDAPHQGHNATLLLGYLAERLLAELSGPIEKDGGKMCLAGIHTGYMHNKVYGSGTLLLNFAYGSTDSGRTIRSLMDEAFIRLIGKFSDEFREAAAARFTAEAAAEICSLTWVKEGLPVLGNRDPEWEAFLEHIGWVRNPDDHVEQAFTCDAMWAQRPGSYTIVYGPGSLGGNLAHAEGEFIRLQELERYAGDIMTLLTGYGAHRRNQKGKEAGIRDESVV; this is encoded by the coding sequence ATGATGAAACGTACCCTCTTTACGTCGGATCACATCGATCTGCTGTTGAGCTTGCTTCAATTAAACACGGTCACGCCAATGGAGACGGGTCGACCTGCCGATATTGCTGACGCACAGGATAATTACGCCCGCTTCGCGACGGAGCGGCTCGACTGCGAAGTAGTATTTCACGCCCCGCCGATACCGGATAACCTGGAAGGCGCCGTTGTGCCGCTAAGCGTGCACGAACGTGCTGACAGAATGGGGTCGGACTTCTGGGCATGCCAGCCGAACCTGGTACTGCGGCTTGGACCGGAGCGGCCGTCTGATGACACTGTAATGTTCAATTTCCATATGGACACCGTGGACGGTACGTTTCCGGTATCCTATGACGGGGAGACGTTTGTGGGCCGCGGCGCCGCGGACATGAAAGGACCCGGTGTCGCACTGCTGGCCGGCATAGAAGGGGCACTACGTAACGATCCGTCTTGGTTGGACGAGTTCAGTGTGCTGATCCAGTGCGTGTCGGGGGAAGAAGGCGGTGCCATGGGCGTTTACGGAACCAAGCTGTTGGCAGAGCAGGGGTGGCTGGGCCGTCTGAATATTTTTGCAGAGCCGTCGGGGAGCATCTATTTTGATAGATCGACCACCTCCATGACGGCACGGATCGAGGTTAATGGACAGGACGCGACCGATGATGCTCCGCATCAAGGTCATAATGCAACCCTCCTCCTCGGTTATCTGGCAGAGCGGCTGCTGGCGGAACTGTCGGGTCCCATTGAAAAAGACGGGGGCAAAATGTGCCTTGCCGGTATCCATACCGGATATATGCATAACAAAGTATACGGCAGCGGTACTCTGCTTTTGAACTTTGCATATGGATCAACCGATTCCGGAAGAACAATTCGCAGTTTGATGGATGAAGCCTTCATCCGGTTGATCGGAAAGTTTAGCGATGAATTCCGGGAAGCGGCAGCTGCCCGGTTTACAGCGGAGGCGGCAGCAGAAATTTGCAGCTTGACCTGGGTCAAGGAGGGACTACCCGTGCTAGGCAACCGCGATCCGGAATGGGAAGCCTTCCTTGAACATATAGGGTGGGTTCGAAATCCGGATGATCATGTCGAGCAGGCGTTCACCTGTGACGCGATGTGGGCGCAGCGGCCAGGAAGCTATACGATTGTATACGGCCCCGGTAGTCTCGGAGGTAATTTGGCGCATGCCGAAGGAGAGTTCATCAGGCTGCAGGAATTGGAACGGTATGCAGGTGACATCATGACACTTCTGACTGGATACGGTGCCCATCGGCGAAACCAGAAGGGAAAGGAAGCGGGAATAAGAGATGAATCAGTCGTATGA
- a CDS encoding Ldh family oxidoreductase, translating to MNQSYEVKREDLRRFVAEVFNACGVSEDNSRTAADVLCYADENGFDTHGVINLERLYVARLQDGRINPAAEFIVKAETASTAVLDADHGLGLAAGAEAMDMAITKARGTGIGCVVVRQSSHFGSAGYYTSQALQAGMIGIAMTNLGSQTVARPLNGTVNMLGTNPIAMSSPAGVLPPFVLDMSTSVVATGKIRAAQRKGESIPEGWLIDDNGKAVTDPEAYDEGTGHLLMLGGSYETGGAKGYGLALMVDILCGMLSGANVGPDPRVLQPGGVQYAQEDQNIGHFFLAINVEAFRPYGEFVSGMDRMLQTLLHCPPNSSANKVQYPGYPEALKQRTGDTVALDQAVFNQLEQLAERLNVPAPVLVMEWA from the coding sequence ATGAATCAGTCGTATGAAGTCAAGCGAGAGGATCTCCGCCGATTTGTCGCCGAGGTGTTTAACGCCTGCGGTGTCAGCGAAGACAACAGCCGTACCGCCGCCGATGTGCTCTGTTACGCGGATGAGAACGGATTTGACACGCACGGTGTAATAAATTTGGAGCGGCTTTATGTAGCCCGGCTTCAGGACGGCCGTATCAACCCTGCTGCGGAATTTATCGTTAAAGCTGAGACGGCGTCTACTGCCGTTCTTGATGCCGATCATGGTCTTGGCTTGGCAGCCGGTGCAGAGGCAATGGATATGGCGATTACGAAAGCACGCGGAACCGGGATCGGGTGTGTCGTCGTCCGTCAATCATCCCACTTTGGCAGCGCCGGCTATTATACAAGTCAAGCATTGCAGGCCGGGATGATCGGAATCGCGATGACCAACCTCGGGTCCCAAACCGTTGCCCGGCCCTTGAACGGAACGGTCAACATGCTGGGCACCAATCCCATAGCAATGAGTTCACCGGCCGGTGTACTTCCACCATTCGTCCTTGATATGAGTACGAGCGTCGTTGCCACAGGCAAAATCCGTGCCGCTCAGCGTAAAGGGGAATCGATTCCGGAAGGTTGGTTAATTGACGATAACGGAAAGGCCGTAACGGATCCCGAAGCCTATGATGAAGGTACAGGGCATCTGCTTATGCTTGGAGGTTCTTATGAAACGGGCGGAGCGAAGGGATATGGACTTGCGCTCATGGTTGATATTCTTTGCGGCATGCTATCCGGTGCGAATGTCGGGCCGGACCCGCGTGTACTGCAGCCGGGTGGCGTACAATACGCGCAGGAAGACCAGAACATCGGGCACTTCTTTCTGGCGATCAACGTGGAAGCGTTCCGCCCTTACGGCGAATTCGTCTCGGGTATGGACCGGATGCTGCAAACCTTGCTCCATTGTCCCCCAAATTCTTCGGCGAACAAAGTGCAGTACCCCGGTTACCCGGAAGCACTTAAGCAGCGGACCGGTGATACGGTAGCGCTCGATCAAGCGGTATTCAATCAGCTTGAACAATTGGCGGAACGATTGAACGTTCCTGCGCCTGTCCTAGTGATGGAATGGGCATGA